In Colletotrichum lupini chromosome 6, complete sequence, a single window of DNA contains:
- a CDS encoding siderophore iron transporter mirB yields MATIEPQTAAHRTEAGIDYEKNIAYDNGAQEVNHDTKQESDAESENFQGGVQRVRAITSVWSKKTMIIMFCLLYLVSFADLLLQSVQGSLNAFVTSSFGKHGLLAIVSIFATILSGCCQLVIAKIIDVWGRSEGFAIMILCSVIGMIMKATCKNMETYVAAHTIYYVGHFGMMFVIDIMIADMTSLQNRMIMFGINGTPTIAVTFAGPKIADLFYTNLNFRWAFGAFAIILAGVCIPALTIMLLMQRKAEKAGLLAKAKSNDRSYLQGFIYYLIQFDIMCIVLIIAMFSMIMLPFNIVSYAPNGWKTGYIIAMEVVGVVLIPIIYVWEKYLAPVSFIDYKYLKEPTLIGAFLLYGIMFISIFTWDTYYQSYLLVVHRQSITYAGYILNAFSLTSSFFGPIFGLIIRWTGDYKYTALAGVPFMLLGTALLIPLRKPSTPVGALVVMQMLNGIGTGLFAACGQIAVMAVVTHQEIASAMAIYSLFGGIGSSIGFAIAGGLWNNIMPTELYNNLPDYAKNRTAEIFGDVTIQMSFEDGDPIRDAIVAAYADVQHKMVIAGSCLVPLCLASILLWKHINIKKVESEKGTQTKGNVF; encoded by the exons ATGGCTACCATCGAGCCGCAGACGGCCGCCCACCGCACAGAGGCTGGCATCGACTATGAGAAGAACATTGCCTACGACAATGGCGCCCAAGAAGTCAACCATGACACCAAGCAGGAGTCTGACGCCGAGAGCGAGAACTTCCAGGGTGGTGTTCAGCGTGTCAGAGCCATCACCTCCGTGTGGTCCAAGAAGACCATGATCATCATGTTCTGCTT GCTCTACCTTGTCTCCTTCGCCGATCTGCTTCTGCAGTCCGTTCAGGGCTCCCTGAACGCCTTCGTCACATCATCCTTCGGAAAGCACGGTCTCCTGGCCATCGTCAGCATCTTCGCTACTATTCTGTCAGGATGCTGCCAGCTTGTCATTGCAAAGATCATCGACGTTTGGGGACGTTCCGAGGGTTTCGCCATCATGATCCTGTGCTCTGTCATCGGTATGATCATGAAGGCTACCTGCAAGAACATGGAGACCTACGTTGCCGCCCACACCATCTACTACGTTGGTCACTTTGGCATGATGTTCGTCATTGACATCATGATCGCCGATATGACTTCGCTGCAGAACCGTATGATCATGTTCGGAATCAACGGTACCCCCACCATTGCCGTCACCTTCGCCGGCCCCAAGATCGCCGACCTCTTCTACACCAACCTCAACTTCCGCTGGGCTTTCGGTGCCTTCGCCATCATTCTTGCTGGTGTCTGCATTCCCGCCCTGACCATCATGCTGCTCATGCAGCGCAAGGCCGAGAAGGCTGGTCTCTTGGCCAAGGCTAAGTCCAACGACCGCTCTTACCTCCAGGGCTTCATCTACTACTTGATTCAGTTCGATA TCATGTGCATTGTCCTCATCATTGCCATGTTCTCCATGATCATGCTTCCCTTCAACATCGTCTCCTACGCCCCCAACGGCTGGAAGACTGGCTACATCATTGCCATGGAGGTCGTCGGAGTCGTCCTCATCCCGATCATCTACGTCTGGGAGAAGTACCTCGCCCCCGTCAGCTTCATTGATTACAAGTACCTCAAGGAGCCGACCCTTATCGGCGCCTTCCTTCTCTACGGAATCATGTTCATCTCCATCTTCACCTGGGATACCTACTACCAGTCTTACCTCCTGGTTGTCCACAGACAGAGCATCACCTACGCCGGATACATCCTGAACGCCTTCTCCCtgacctcctccttcttcggTCCCATCTTCGGATTGATCATTAGATGGACTGGTGACTACAAGTACACCGCGCTTGCTGGTGTTCCCTTCATGCTTCTGGGTACCGCTCTCCTGATTCCCCTGCGTAAGCCCAGCACCCCCGTCGGTGCCCTGGTCGTCATGCAGATGCTCAACGGTATCGGCACTGGTCTCTTCGCCGCCTGCGGTCAGATCGCCGTCATGGCCGTTGTCACCCACCAGGAGATTGCCTCCGCTATGGCCATCTACTCCCTCTTCGGTGGTATCGGTTCTTCCATCGGTTTCGCCATTGCTGGTGGCCTGTGGAACAACATCATGCCCACGGAGCTGTACAACAACCTCCCCGACTACGCCAAGAACAGAACCGCTGAGATCTTCGGCGACGTCACGATCCAGATGTCCTTCGAGGACGGCGACCCCATTCGCGACGCCATCGTTGCCGCCTACGCTGATGTTCAGCACAAGATGGTCATTGCCGGTTCTTGCTTGGTTCCCCTTTGCTTGGCCTCCATCCTCCTGTGGAAGCACATCAACATCAAGAAGGTCGAGAGCGAGAAGGGTACCCAGACCAAGGGCAACGTCTTCTAA